In Shouchella patagoniensis, the following are encoded in one genomic region:
- a CDS encoding HEAT repeat domain-containing protein yields the protein MGEKDLMVQLDQLNSNDVHASSQAIKSLSAKGQSALPILRNKIQTNDKEDVIAMALVVIGEIGSLAAEAIPEAIAKLNHHNEQIRMAAALSLVRIGNQSIPALLDFVREPHTQVALFWASWALTLIEPSKASEETDGILIKTEQNTDSLIERLAAQEALAKRIGKNLTKS from the coding sequence ATGGGAGAAAAGGATTTAATGGTGCAACTAGATCAACTTAATAGCAACGATGTCCACGCTTCCTCTCAAGCCATAAAGTCTTTAAGTGCTAAAGGACAGAGCGCATTACCGATTTTACGAAATAAGATTCAAACAAACGATAAGGAAGATGTGATTGCAATGGCTCTAGTCGTTATTGGAGAAATCGGCTCATTAGCAGCTGAGGCCATACCTGAAGCCATTGCTAAACTCAACCATCACAACGAACAAATTCGAATGGCAGCTGCGCTCTCACTCGTACGGATTGGAAATCAAAGCATCCCCGCTTTATTAGACTTTGTTCGAGAGCCCCACACACAAGTAGCTTTATTTTGGGCTAGTTGGGCACTAACATTAATTGAACCAAGTAAAGCCTCTGAAGAAACAGATGGCATTCTCATCAAAACAGAACAGAATACAGACAGCTTAATCGAAAGGCTTGCTGCACAAGAGGCACTAGCAAAACGAATTGGTAAAAACCTTACTAAATCTTAA